The following are from one region of the Bactrocera oleae isolate idBacOlea1 chromosome 6, idBacOlea1, whole genome shotgun sequence genome:
- the mop gene encoding tyrosine-protein phosphatase non-receptor type 23 isoform X3, with the protein MEAVPRLHMLWFVLKTSPTGTSFANLKKYIAEFYQEDPEAYSKEVFTLETLRNQALHPGKDKCTILKRYYCQLHSLQNRFPQLAERSLFTFTWKDLYQSNVNEFTQLRYEMAAVLFNIAASHTQMGASVTRGDVDGMKLACTHFQCAAWAFGELREHYSNVNGGGDFMANELLVFMQQVSFAQAQECILEKSLIDNRKPNIVAKVTAQIVVYYGAALTALLTGGDDGQVAQVVDSSVFKLWKKYVRFKISYLNCILYLYQGQQAEEQQKMGERVTLYQAAADKLEEARKESKGLPDQKEINESLIFTADVVEGKRKNAKNENEFIYHEAVPELSSIPTIQGANLVNGTSFSVTDPEVAGEDIFARLVPMKAHVASSLYSEEKAKLLRKFGSSIEEKDAELASFMSSLNLDNLNINEERANKIPQGIVDRCAELNANKTAIADLISAMSQLAEICTDVESNLKEIATILAEEDNQESEFQKLIGVQRTPNPHITELTREFQKYTEAHSRAGESNDTLRNAMELHVNNLKILSRPLNEIQQSVPKLSAELNTTEVFKDVKLILNKANEMKAQRAQFHADLRIAVNEDDITAKVIAHGSDEGLQLLFDRELAKHERLTQLLDQNMLAQENILQALTEAYAKAAPILKTLTDVKHKREAFFSSLAASYDVYEDLLAKSAKGLEFYKKLSGNVQKLLTRLKAARDVQSEERQQRLKNQHKTTNPNANTAKPATTITSSAPTTSITPKLRDYLKSKNTTASSIAAAGVSDGISSNTAHQTAQYIPPVRPNPLGSENPTQAVCSSGNPYTTHVMNPTGAVPAVAPNEPPPPYSLQQQQYYDPNIAGYTNPMYQQQQQNIAPPAYKLQASPNSQFANVNANVPNLTGSYNNTAGIGHTQQQQILYIQQQQQQQQQLMQQAVGGTVNYGQQSLSLNPIGAYGTNASTLMPTQQSLVAGSNIPPSTGPTSNAYSYNTNADATKTFIAQSSVQGAFASPPPGTSAAPPQQTNNYTNQMTNYQQSYSQVAGANFGIPTSHPLYVATTQSDSAKTACGIAPLELQAPYAVNTWQQSPYSGAANSNAPASQNQPNNTLQQFPQQQQQPQQHQPPKQQQPIYPHANGTVNVANSETSSILAPAQPGVQITSATPNAATNMQPYSTVTKHPGYSYNPQTGQYEYGSGYQQANNKYCGKYTSSSTPQSVTVGTTDSENANKINVATGFDSPVISHTKQTVAPAVATAADAPNTDKSSNLSYYSAPYGYQSQGIASPYVLQLQQQQQHQQQSLAAAQQQQQQQKPQQTNYQQQHSTYIQSGAASIAPTHTTKSASEYSFGATQAAMPPKIESPAPTKDVKAGTAPPQSNVETKPTVKPIKKSTNIDLLTDIDFSGSGLAVPPPILPQPVLKPEIVASPPSSQVAVEVKPKEEATPQKHSTTTLAAPITPPNQAEVPPTLTAPHSPPLANAKTGGSPINSPATRKPSFDNLSICSDLSSLDTNFDWDSVSLKPFDPFNDDNILKYFHKEVERYEKIIESLNVKMLNGNTQLSAKWKELQDLLAKETNKRTTTIAKLFPEKNRSLDCIPYDHARVKLDKDTDDYINATYIKNLGTGCPNLIIAQTPQQNTINDFWSMIWSQKVRTVCCLHTPNEMLDPYWPQKCEVENHYDDFTVKCVKVTTLSHCVEYNLKLSMHGADAIIGLSVLQIKTWTKSLPSQTIGIARNALQAHQQRCLEFNTPTSPLIMNCLTGSERSQLIAIAICAILALQTVRPVLINVVDIWYRICMQRQNALRDMETLEQSMQIVLNHAHDVLNKRGIMTSYQMKIAPQIASKEKEEIKDPLNELDPLWKMK; encoded by the exons atggaGGCTGTGCCACGTCTCCATATGCTATGGTTTGTTCTTAAAACCAGTCCAACTGGCACTTCCTTCGCCAATTTAAAAAAG tacatTGCCGAATTTTACCAAGAAGACCCTGAAGCATACTCCAAAGAAGTTTTCACTTTGGAAACGCTTAGAAACCAAGCTTTACATCCCGGTAAAGATAAATGTACGATCCTAAAGCGTTACTATTGTCAACTACACTCATTACAAAACCGATTCCCCCAATTGGCTGAGCGTAGCTTGTTCACCTTCACTTGGAAAGATCTGTACCAAAGCAATGTAAAcgaatttacacaattgcgctacGAGATGGCCGCTGTTCTTTTCAATATCGCAGCTTCTCATACACAAATGGGTGCATCAGTGACTCGCGGGGACGTGGATGGTATGAAATTGGCTTGTACACATTTTCAATGTGCGGCTTGGGCTTTTGGCGAGTTGCGTGAGCATTATAGTAATGTTAACGGCGGTGGCGATTTCATGGCAAATGAATTGCTGGTTTTCATGCAACAAGTGTCATTTGCTCAGGCGCAAGAGTGTATTTTAGAAAAATCATTGATAGACAATCGGAAGCCCAATATTGTGGCAAAGGTTACAGCACAAATAGTAGTTTACTATGGCGCCGCACTAACCGCCCTACTAACAGGTGGTGATGATGGACAAGTAGCACAAGTTGTTGACAGTTCTGTGTTTAAGCTTTGGAAGAAATATGTGCGCTTTAAAATATCCTACCTAAACtgcatattatatttgtatcaaGGACAACAGGCAGAAGAGCAGCAGAAAATGGGAGAAAGAGTAACACTTTATCag GCTGCTGCGGATAAGTTGGAAGAAGCTCGTAAAGAGTCTAAAGGTTTACCCGATCAAAAGGAAATTAACGAATCGCTTATATTCACCGCTGATGTTGTAGAAGGAAAACGAAAAAATGCTAAGAACGAAAATGAGTTTATTTATCACGAAGCAGTGCCGGAATTGTCTTCTATACCTACAATACAAGGAGCAAATTTAGTAAACGGCACAAGTTTTAGTGTCACCGACCCAGAGGTAGCTGGAGAAGATATCTTTGCACGCCTTGTACCAATGAAGGCACACGTAGCTAGTTCGTTATATAGTGAAGAAAAAGCAAAGTTATTGCGTAAATTTGGCTCTAGCATAGAGGAGAAAGATGCTGAACTGGCAAGTTTCATGAGTTCCCTCAACTTGGATAATCTTAATATTAATGAAGAAAGAGCCAACAAAATTCCACAAGGAATTGTCGACCGATGTGCAGAGttaaatgcaaacaaaacaGCAATAGCGGATCTAATTTCCGCCATGTCCCAATTAGCTGAGATATGTACCGATGTTGAATCAAATTTGAAAGAGATAGCCACCATTCTCGCCGAAGAAGATAATCAAGAAAGTGAATTTCAAAAGCTTATTGGCGTGCAAAGAACACCCAATCCACACATAACCGAGTTGACgcgtgaatttcaaaaatataccgAAGCACATTCGCGCGCTGGTGAGTCTAATGACACACTAAGGAATGCAATGGAGCTACatgtgaataatttaaaaatactatcGCGTCCTCTAAACGAGATACAGCAATCTGTGCCGAAATTAAGTGCAGAACTTAACACAACGGAAGTTTTTAAAgatgttaaattaattttaaacaaagctAATGAAATGAAAGCACAACGTGCACAATTTCATGCTGATTTACGCATCGCAGTGAATGAGGATGATATCACAGCTAAAGTAATTGCACATGGCAGCGATGAGGGTCTTCAACTACTCTTTGACCGTGAGTTAGCTAAACATGAACGTCTAACGCAGCTTTTGGATCAAAACATGCTTGCTCAAGAGAATATTTTACAAGCGCTGACAGAAGCTTATGCCAAAGCTGCGCCAATACTGAAAACGCTTACTGATGTTAAGCATAAACGTGAAGCATTCTTCTCATCTTTAGCTGCCTCTTACGATGTATACGAAGATTTATTAGCCAAATCTGCAAAGGGGTtggaattttataaaaagttgtcAG GAAATGTTCAGAAACTGTTGACCCGGTTAAAGGCAGCACGTGATGTGCAATCGGAGGAACGTCAGCAACGACTGAAAAATCAGCATAAAACAACTAATCCAAACGCAAATACTGCAAAACCAGCCACAACAATTACTTCGTCTGCTCCAACAACGTCGATAACCCCCAAATTACGTGATTATTTGAAATCTAAAAACACCACAGCAAGTAGCATAGCTGCAGCCGGCGTATCCGATGGTATATCAAGTAACACAGCACATCAAACCGCTCAATACATTCCGCCAGTTCGTCCCAATCCTTTAGGTTCAGAAAATCCTACACAAGCTGTTTGTTCCTCCGGTAATCCCTACACTACGCACGTCATGAATCCTACTGGAGCTGTACCAGCGGTGGCGCCTAACGAACCGCCACCACCATAtagcttacaacaacaacaatattatgaTCCTAACATCGCCGGCTATACAAATCCAatgtaccaacaacaacagcaaaacattGCTCCGCCAGCTTACAAATTGCAAGCATCTCCAAACTCTCAATTTGCCAACGTGAATGCAAATGTACCAAATTTAACGGGTAGTTACAATAATACCGCCGGTATAGGACACActcagcaacaacaaatcctgtacatccaacaacaacaacaacaacaacagcagctgaTGCAGCAAGCTGTGGGTGGCACTGTAAATTATGGGCAGCAGTCGTTATCTCTAAATCCTATTGGAGCTTATGGAACAAATGCAAGTACTTTAATGCCAACGCAGCAAAGCTTAGTAGCTGGTTCAAATATTCCACCGTCTACTGGACCTACCAGCAACGCATACTCTTATAATACTAACGCTGATGCGACAAAGACTTTTATAGCACAATCGTCGGTGCAGGGAGCTTTCGCCAGTCCGCCCCCTGGAACCAGTGCAGCGCCACCTCAGCAAACAAATAACTACACCAATCAAATGACTAAT TATCAACAATCGTATTCCCAAGTGGCAGGAGCTAACTTTGGCATACCCACCTCACATCCCCTATATGTAGCAACTACCCAATCGGATAGTGCCAAAACGGCCTGTGGCATAGCACCGCTGGAGCTGCAAGCGCCGTATGCTGTGAATACTTGGCAGCAATCCCCTTATTCAGGAGCAGCCAACAGCAATGCGCCAGCATCTCAAAACCAGCCGAACAATACTTTACAGCAGtttccacaacaacagcaacaaccacaacagcatCAGCCtcctaaacaacaacaacctatTTATCCACATGCTAATGGTACAGTAAACGTTGCTAATAGTGAAACTAGCTCAATTCTCGCGCCTGCTCAACCGGGAGTTCAGATCACCTCTGCTACACCAAACGCTGCAACTAATATGCAGCCTTACTCTACGGTCACTAAACATCCCGGATATAGCTACAATCCACAAACGGGTCAATATGAATACGGCAGTGGTTATCAGCAGGCTAATAATAAGTATTGTGGGAAATATACATCGTCAAGCACACCACAATCTGTCACCGTTGGTACTACTGACTCAGAAAATGCGAACAAGATAAATGTTGCAACTGGTTTTGAT TCACCTGTTATATCCCATACTAAACAAACTGTGGCACCGGCTGTTGCAACAGCGGCCGATGCACCGAACACAGATAAATCGTCTAATTTAAGTTACTACTCGGCCCCGTATGGTTATCAAAGCCAAGGCATTGCATCTCCTTACGTCTTACaactgcagcagcaacaacaacatcaacaacagtcACTAGCTGcggcacaacaacagcagcagcagcaaaagcCGCAACAAACCaattaccaacaacaacattccACTTATATACAAAGTGGTGCTGCTTCTATAGCGCCCACACATACAACAAAAAGTGCCTCCGAGTACTCCTTCGGTGCAACACAAGCGGCAATGCCACCAAAGATAGAGAGTCCCGCACCTACAAAAGATGTAAAGGCCGGCACAGCTCCGCCACAGTCTAACGTTGAGACAAAACCCACGGTGAAACCCATTAAGAAGTCAACCAATATTGATTTGTTGACTGATATAGATTTTTCCGGCTCTGGGCTAGCCGTACCACCGCCCATATTGCCGCAGCCAGTATTGAAGCCAGAAATTGTAGCGAGTCCGCCAAGTAGCCAAGTGGCCGTTGAAGTTAAGCCAAAAGAAGAG GCAACACCGCAGAAACACTCTACAACAACATTAGCAGCGCCAATAACTCCACCCAATCAGGCAGAGGTGCCACCAACTCTAACTGCACCCCATTCACCCCCGTTAGCAAATGCAAAAACCGGAGGTTCGCCTATTAATTCGCCGGCTACACGAAAACCCAGTTTTGATAATCTTTCCATTTGCTCAGATTTGAGTTCGCTTGATACGAACTTCGATTGGGACTCGGTTTCT TTAAAACCTTTCGATCCATTTAACGAcgacaatattttgaaatactttCACAAAGAGGTTGAGCGTTACGAGAAGATAATCGAGAGTCTCAATGTAAAAATGCTAAACGGAAATACACAATTGTCAGCGAAATGGAAGGAGCTACAAGATCTACTTGCTAAGGAGACCAATAAacgtacaacaacaattgctaAATTGTTTCCAGAGAAGAATCGTTCTCTAGACTGCATTCCATATGATCATGCACGCGTAAAATTGGATAAAGACACGGACGACTACATAAATGCCACATATATCAAG aatcTTGGCACTGGCTGTCCGAACCTGATAATAGCACAAACCCCTCAGCAAAACACCATCAATGATTTTTGGTCTATGATTTGGTCGCAAAAAGTGCGTACAGTCTGTTGCTTGCATACACCAAATGAG ATGTTGGATCCTTACTGGCCACAGAAGTGTGAGGTTGAAAACCATTACGATGATTTTACTGTGAAATGTGTTAAAGTAACTACTTTGTCCCATTGCGTGGAATATAACCTAAAAT